One stretch of Anabas testudineus chromosome 24, fAnaTes1.2, whole genome shotgun sequence DNA includes these proteins:
- the mideasa gene encoding mitotic deacetylase associated SANT domain protein a, whose protein sequence is MSLPPQVNTDKSGKHRAAAMKEPVQHSGEVYYGMGPPALESSHSDSASSSAVYNQEKVPQSLPHYQQAAPVKWMQQDSIQAPSWPQEAPVSAWGQNLTFTPSYMGGVNVRGQMAFHKGVHEGVALPMGGENQLPGPVEVYRDASQAQAQGRGLEWDQHAAATMHQAQMQAYQHGHKGVELQGQAHVPSHTLQGSMLQPFQTTFRPSKQQFPSGFYSVFPGSKALPSLAYGEQPKNQQQLIHQMQQQQMHRQQQQQQQQQQQQQQQQQQQQQQLHQQHQLQMQQHQMQQHQIQQQQLQQQQLQMQQQYHQQQIQERQQQIQQMQQQQQLQQQSVPQQETTQLQMPAKQPQTQNFASYPPSEPCPPDTASKKEDVQPVEPQQEPEAQTCTVSSAPVPSPEKVATNPAETSDAQQTAPRRSRRLSRDGQSPLGPPSTNIWSQASKEPPPSQNGVAGTQRGGESQVTAGGVIQITRRRRRASKEINLETLAQKASEMESLPAKIVKEEGSSGKQATMIPLIIPVSVPVHKNQTDSQGGWTQGRLGQGERPAGQSDRKPSVIVARRRLSRNSVAESFAQDGENSPGLDEDGKSKLKRRPRPEPLIIPPPKPSTFIPPSIYSSITSYQSNLRSPVRLPDNPLTLPPYTPPPILSPVREGSGLYFSTFLTSIAVSNQILPPAATPKSATRSLLRSTSSEITPPVLPLITDATPVSIEPRINIGQLYQAEIPELQDQPSSQLDQHKADLVWLPVDNSHLKHGDNESMEDLMNMACSSVLRGGGTNQELVLHCLHECGGDFLETLGRLMLQDPVFPKGHHLAGYHYSGSDSWTAEEKRYFNKGISAYRKDFFLVQKLVRTKTVAQCVEFYYTYKKQVKVGRSGILTFGPPYSPVEKHTEAVVDVKSSQQSKVTQGEGDDDNKKDVSYDQSHESSQQARVAQSLQAHDYAGTVLVIKEPESVNNPPAAPHRPRAEPAAKKNRTPVKPPQDPDAVFPCKKCGRVFYKVKSRSAHMKSHAEQEKKAAALRQKEEQAAAEARARKAAVAAAAAAAAAAHQEGSGNGVTEQAEVSSQEDSSEGEDDDDEDWH, encoded by the exons ATGAGTCTTCCTCCCCAAGTTAATACTGACAAGAGTGGCAAGCATCGGGCTGCAGCCATGAAAGAGCCTGTGCAGCATTCAGGGGAGGTTTATTATGGTATGGGACCTCCGGCTTTAGAGTCGAGCCACAGTGACTCTGCTAGCAGCTCTGCTGTTTATAACCAAGAGAAAGTGCCCCAGAGCCTACCGCACTATCAACAGGCTGCTCCAGTAAAGTGGATGCAGCAGGACTCCATACAGGCCCCAAGCTGGCCTCAGGAAGCTCCTGTGTCAGCCTGGGGACAAAACCTGACGTTCACGCCATCTTACATGGGTGGAGTGAATGTCAGAGGTCAGATGGCGTTCCATAAAGGAGTGCACGAAGGTGTCGCCCTGCCGATGGGAGGAGAAAATCAGCTGCCAGGACCTGTTGAAGTTTACAGAGATGCCTCCCAGGCCCAAGCTCAGGGGAGGGGGCTTGAGTGGGATCAGCATGCTGCAGCCACCATGCACCAGGCTCAGATGCAAGCCTATCAACATGGCCACAAGGGTGTAGAGCTTCAGGGTCAGGCCCACGTGCCGTCTCACACTTTGCAGGGGTCCATGCTGCAGCCTTTTCAGACAACATTTAGACCCTCCAAGCAACAGTTTCCCTctggtttttattctgtttttcctgGAAGCAAGGCACTGCCAAGCCTGGCGTATGGTGAGCAGCCTAAAAATCAACAACAGTTGATACaccagatgcagcagcagcagatgcatcgtcaacaacaacagcaacaacaacagcaacagcaacaacagcagcagcagcaacaacagcaacagcagctgcatcagcagcatcaacTTCAAATGCAGCAACACCAAATGCAACAGCATCaaatacaacagcaacaactgcaacagcaacaactgcaaaTGCAGCAACAGTATCACCAACAACAGATCCAGGAGCGACAGCAACAAATTCAGCaaatgcaacagcagcagcaattgCAACAACAAAGCGTACCACAGCAAGAAACAACACAACTACAGATGCCAGCAAAACAGCCACAGACCCAAAATTTTGCATCTTATCCTCCTTCTGAGCCGTGTCCACCTGATACTGCATCTAAAAAAGAAGACGTCCAGCCAGTGGAGCCACAGCAGGAGCCAGAGGCTCAAACGTGCACTGTGTCATCTGCACCCGTTCCATCTCCTGAAAAGGTGGCCACGAATCCTGCGGAGACTTCTGATGCGCAGCAGACGGCTCCTCGTCGCTCTCGCCGCTTGTCCAGAGACGGACAATCCCCACTGGGCCCCCCTTCCACAAATATCTGGTCTCAAGCCTCAAAAGAGCCTCCACCATCTCAGAATGGAGTAGCAGGCACACAGAGGGGAGGGGAAAGTCAAGTGACAGCAGGAGGGGTCATCCAGATCACCCGAAGGAGAAGGAGGGCATCTAAGGAGATCAACTTGGAGACTTTAGCCCAGAAGGCATCAGAAATGGAGTCTTTGCCTGCCAAAATTGTCAAG GAAGAAGGTTCCTCAGGCAAGCAGGCAACTATGATACCCCTGATTATTCCAGTGTCTGTGCCAGTACACAAGAATCAAACAGATAGTCAGGGTGGCTGGACTCAGGGGAGACTTGGCCAGGGTGAGCGACCTGCTGGACAGTCTGACCGCAAACCTTCTGTCATTGTGGCTCGTCGGCGATTGAGCAGAAACTCCGTGGCTGAGAGTTTTGCTCAG GATGGAGAAAACAGTCCGGGACTGGATGAGGATGGAAAATCCAAATTAAAACGCAGACCTCGTCCAGAGCCTCTCATCATCCCGCCTCCAAAACCATCCACCTTTATCCCTCCATCCATTTACTCCAGTATTACTTCTTACCAGAGCAACCTGCGTTCTCCAGTTCGCCTACCAGACAATCCTCTCACCCTGCCCCCTTACACACCTCCACCCATCCTGTCTCCTGTGCGCGAGGGCTCAGGACTCTATTTCTCCACCTTTCTGACCAGCATAGCTGTAAGCAACCAAATCCTGCCACCAGCGGCTACGCCCAAGTCTGCAACACGCAGCCTGCTGCGCTCCA CGAGTTCAGAAATCACACCTCCGGTCCTGCCCTTGATCACTGATGCTACACCTGTTAGCATTGAGCC GCGTATCAACATCGGGCAGCTGTACCAGGCAGAAATTCCCGAATTGCAGGATCAACCTTCCTCCCAGCTCGACCAGCACAAGGCCGACCTGGTTTGGCTCCCTGTGGATAACTCGCACCTTAAACATGGTGACAATGAAAGCA tgGAGGATTTGATGAACATGGCCTGTTCCAGTGTGCTCAGAGGGGGAGGAACCAACCAGGAGCTGGTTTTACACTGTTTACATGAATGTGGAGGTGATTTCCTC GAAACACTGGGACGTTTGATGCTTCAGGACCCAGTTTTCCCCAAAGGCCATCACCTTGCAGGTTATCACTACTCAG GCTCTGACAGTTGGACTGCGGAGGAGAAGCGCTACTTTAATAAGGGGATCTCTGCTTATAGGAAGGACTTCTTTCTGGTGCAGAAACTG GTGCGGACTAAGACTGTGGCTCAGTGTGTAGAGTTCTACTACACCTACAAGAAACAGGTGAAGGTTGGTCGCAGTGGCATTTTAACCTTCGGCCCCCCTTATTCTCCAGTGGAAAAGCACACAGAGGCTGTGGTGGACGTTAAG AGTTCACAGCAGTCAAAAGTGACCCAAGGAGAGGGCGATGACGATAACAAGAAGGATGTTTCTTACGACCAGAGCCATGAGAGCAGCCAGCAGGCGAGAGTCGCTCAGTCACTACAGGCTCATGACTAT GCAGGTACAGTGTTGGTGATTAAAGAACCAGAGAGTGTGAATAATCCCCCTGCAGCACCTCACAGGCCTCGGGCCGAGCCTGCAGCAAAGAAGAACCGAACACCGGTGAAGCCCCCGCAGGATCCTGACGCAGTGTTTCCATGCAAAAAATGTGGCAG GGTGTTTTATAAAGTGAAGAGTCGGAGCGCCCACATGAAGAGCCACGCTGAGCAGGAGAAGAAGGCTGCAGCACTGCGTCAGAAGGAGGAGCAGGCAGCTGCCGAAGCTCGAGCCAGGAAGGCGGCAGTGGCAGCGGCAGcggccgcagcagcagcagctcatcagGAAGGAAGTGGGAACGGAGTGACGGAGCAGGCGGAGGTCAGCAGCCAGGAGGACTCATCTGAAGGAGAGGATGATGACGACGAAGACTGGCactga
- the ttbk2b gene encoding tau-tubulin kinase 2b, with translation MSGAGEHTDILSVADVVRDRWKVARKIGGGGFGEIYEVLDQLSQATVALKVESAQQPKQVLKMEVAVLKKLQGKDHVCRFVGCGRNDRFNYVVMELQGRNLADLRRTMSRGTFSVSTTLRLGKQILEAIESIHSVGFLHRDIKPSNFAMGRLASTCRCCYMLDFGLARQFTNSSQEVRPPRPVAGFRGTVRYASINAHKNKEMGRHDDLWSLFYMLVEFLVGQLPWRKIKDKEQVGNLKETYDHRLMLKHLPSEFSTFLDHILTLDYYTKPDYELLMSVFENAMKSHNVLENDPYDWEKCDSEDMLTITAAATTAQQLTRLTPAYLGMANASVLPGELQRENTEDVLQGERLSDADNCPPIPTPTTLGGDVWEEMDRNRNHKHPQPMIRKVVSEDEHSQNQGNQSPNTGSVQSSPRRVRSETMFLERAAPLLRRMRHSQSLAFEKRLAPEPKPTIERFLEAYLGKQRPVLSQVGETSIPERGHGPQTPSFNEEHSGTATPDPEEGAASSGFVAVNLSPMPQEGDSQEWVMLELEHGSGSGGSKPPGEAQHEKKVGSHIPVKTENHSFEQQDGQSRAVPGSPVLSQMAMPGTWLLGHRRLPGMLGQMPSVIMGRPQMEQSSSGVPQSPAQEKSDAVPPEAPSGKSELVEEISRDRGRLDLAPVPSSVKGPTAHLINDRDPESDSGLPDRSSEPNHQPQVDMAGGTVESTVSSSPPPAVLRRRDSPLSPRLSRIPVREPSSPRDSQSRDLNLERRHRWSSPIPGSLTHSPSPSLSCDNLPCALPRDRLCSERGSRSDCVGEDPLSLSSSSGSKSKIPRPVSATFALPEQLTSRFLPRPPPGKPPIRPCVDNRRRRLRVRASSTSDADFLASLTQLMQDRSGILFSPPPRPRSSSSSLQRSLSSSPSRQELRDGVALHGRSRSPSSLSGSPPPRHAHPQERSGVQGQWGHSSRGRGLIHEGKGSGKVTR, from the exons ATGAGTGGGGCTGGGGAGCACACAGACATCCTGTCAGTGGCAGACGTGGtcagagacagatggaaagtG GCCAGGAAGATAGGTGGAGGTGGGTTTGGGGAGATCTATGAGGTTTTGGATCAGTTGAGTCAGGCCACTGTTGCATTAAAGGTGGAGTCTGCTCAACAACCCAAACAGGTGCTAAAGATGGAGGTGGCTGTGCTGAAGAAGCTTCAGG GCAAAGACCATGTGTGTCGCTTTGTGGGCTGTGGCCGAAATGATCGCTTCAATTATGTGGTGATGGAACTCCAG GGGAGGAATCTGGCAGATTTGCGCAGAACTATGAGCCGCGGCACCTTCTCTGTTTCCACAACTCTGAGACTTGGCAAGCAGATTTTGGAGGCAATTGAAAGCATCCACTCTGTCGGCTTTCTGCACCGTGACATTAAACCT TCTAACTTTGCCATGGGAAGACTAGCCAGTACCTGCAGATGCTGCTATATGCTTGATTTTGGTTTGGCCCGTCAGTTCACCAACTCCAGCCAGGAAGTCCGTCCA CCTCGTCCTGTGGCAGGCTTTAGAGGAACTGTGCGATATGCTTCAATCAATGCTCACAAGAATAAG GAAATGGGTCGTCATGACGACCTGTGGTCCCTCTTTTACATGCTGGTTGAGTTCCTGGTTGGTCAGCTACCATGGAGGaagataaaagacaaa gaACAAGTGGGAAATCTAAAAGAGACATATGACCATAGACTCATGCTGAAGCACCTTCCCTCGGAGTTTAGTACTTTCCTGGATCATATCCTGACCTTGGACTACTATACTAAGCCTGACTATGAG CTCTTGATGTCAGTGTTTGAGAATGCTATGAAGAGCCACAATGTGTTGGAGAATGATCCTTACGACTGGGAGAAATGTGATTCAGAGGATATGCTGACGATCACTGCCGCAGCGACCACTGCTCAGCAGCTCACTCGCCTCACACCAGCGTACTTAGg CATGGCCAATGCTTCAGTGCTGCCAGGCGAGCTGCAGCGAGAAAACACTGAGGATGTCCTGCAAGGAGAGCGCCTCAGTGATGCTGACAACTGCCCCCCCATCCCCACGCCTACCACCCTTGGTGGAGATGTATGGGAAGAGATGGACCGCAATCGAAACCATAAACACCCCCAGCCAATGATCAGGAAG GTGGTGAGTGAAGATGAACACAGTCAAAACCAGGGGAACCAGAGTCCCAACACCGGCTCCGTGCAGAGTTCCCCCAGACGAGTGCGATCGGAAACCATGTTCTTGGAACGAGCTGCACCACTGCTCAGGAGAATGAGACACAGTCAGAGCTTGGCTTTTGAAAAGAGACTTGCACCCGAACCGAAGCCTACCATCGAACGCTTTCTTGAGGCCTA CCTTGGCAAACAGCGTCCTGTACTTTCTCAAGTTGGAGAGACCTCCATTCCTGAAAGGGGGCATGGGCCGCAGACACCTTCCTTCAACGAGGAGCACTCTGGAACAGCAACTCCTGATCCAGAGGAGGGTGCAGCGAGCAGTGGCTTTGTGGCTGTAAATCTCAGTCCTATGCCCCAGGAGGGAGACTCTCAAGAGTGGGTGATGCTGGAGCTTGAGCATGGCAGTGGTTCAGGAGGAAGCAAACCTCCAGGAGAAGCCCAGCACGAGAAGAAAGTGGGTTCTCACATACCTGTCAAAACTGAAAACCACTCCTTTGAGCAGCAGGATGGCCAGTCCCGTGCAGTGCCGGGCAGCCCTGTCCTGTCACAGATGGCCATGCCTGGCACATGGTTGCTGGGCCACAGGAGGCTGCCGGGGATGCTGGGACAGATGCCATCTGTCATCATGGGAAGACCCCAGATGGAGCAG TCTTCCAGCGGTGTGCCACAGTCCCCTGCACAGGAGAAGAGCGATGCTGTACCACCGGAGGCCCCATCTGGTAAATCTGAACTTGTAGAGGAAATTTCAAGGGATCGTGGGAGGTTGGATTTAGCTCCAGTGCCAAGCTCAGTCAAAGGCCCCACAGCCCATCTAATTAATGATAGAGACCCCGAGAGTGATTCAGGTCTACCTGATCGCTCCTCAGAGCCAAATCACCAACCCCAAGTTGACATGGCAGGAGGCACTGTGGAGAGCACCGTCTCCtcttctccacctccagctGTACTCAGGCGAAGAGACTCTCCCTTGTCTCCAAGACTGAGCCGAATTCCTGTACGAGAACCCAGCTCCCCTCGGGACTCTCAGAGCAGAGACCTCAACTTAGAGAGGCGTCATCGCTGGAGCAGTCCAATCCCCGGCTCACTAACCCATTccccctctccatctctttcctgTGACAACCTGCCCTGCGCTCTGCCGAGAGACAGGCTCTGCTCTGAGCGAGGCTCCAGGTCCGACTGTGTAGGAGAAGACCCTCTGTCCCTGTCCTCCTCATCTGGCAGCAAAAGTAAGATCCCACGACCTGTGAGCGCCACCTTTGCGCTACCTGAACAACTCACAAGCAGGTTTCTACCTCGACCACCTCCTGGGAAACCACCCATCCGCCCGTGTGTGGACAACAG acGACGGCGGTTGAGAGTGCGTGCCAGCAGCACTAGTGATGCCGACTTCCTTGCCAGTCTGACGCAGCTAATGCAGGATCGCAGTGGGATACTTTTTAGCCCTCCTCCACGCCCGCgtagctcctcctcctccctacAGCGCTCGCTAAGCTCCTCCCCCTCGCGCCAAGAGCTCCGAGATGGTGTGGCACTGCATGGACGCAGCCGCTCACCATCAAGCCTCTCTGGCTCCCCTCCTCCTCGCCATGCTCACCCGCAGGAAAGATCTGGTGTGCAGGGTCAGTGGGGTCACAGCTCCAGGGGAAGAGGCCTGATACACGAAGGTAAAGGCTCTGGGAAAGTGACTCGATGA
- the churc1 gene encoding protein Churchill — translation MCNGCVQKEYPDRGNTCLENGSFLMNYMGCASCHQRDFVLISNKTTEDEDGEEIVTYDHVCKNCDHVIARHEYTFSVVDEYQEYTMLCMLCGKAEDSISVLPDDPRQSALF, via the exons ATGTGCAACGGTTGTGTGCAAAAAGAATATCCGGACCGG GGGAACACTTGTCTGGAGAATGGCTCCTTCCTGATGAACTACATGGGCTGTGCCAGCTGCCATCAGAGGGACTTCGTGCTGATCAGCAATAAAACCACAGAGGACGAGGATGGAGAAGAAATAGTCACATACGATC ATGTTTGTAAAAATTGTGACCATGTCATCGCAAGACACGAATACACTTTCTCTGTTGTTGATGAATATCAG GAGTACACTATGCTCTGCATGCTGTGTGGAAAGGCAGAGGACTCCATCAGCGTGTTACCAGATGACCCCAGACAGTCTGCTCTCTTCTAG